The following coding sequences lie in one Apium graveolens cultivar Ventura chromosome 1, ASM990537v1, whole genome shotgun sequence genomic window:
- the LOC141723306 gene encoding adenylate isopentenyltransferase-like gives MPYTTMLQHSPPLPSRRHPKVLVILGATGAGKSKLSVDVASTFFPNSEIINSDKIQLYRGLHITTNKMTLSQQLGVTHHLLGQFDPVKSMSPSEFRSLGSTIISGILARRRLPIIVGGSNSLIYALLVKRFDPDSDVFNGSKPDPVSSELRYNCCFIWVDVFLPVLNEYLNQRVDSMLDSGMVDELDEFYHSPEFNSVSETGLKKAIGVPEFKKYLTNDCTKYEEDLYEEAVRNVKENTCQLAKRQMGKIQRLREGKWDLRRVDATTAFKAAMGLDSEKAAKIWGRQVVETSVKIMNRFLKDE, from the coding sequence ATGCCCTACACAACAATGTTACAACATTCTCCACCACTACCTTCTCGGCGCCACCCCAAAGTCCTCGTCATTCTTGGCGCTACCGGTGCCGGGAAGTCAAAGCTCTCTGTCGATGTAGCGTCGACATTTTTTCCAAACTCCGAGATTATTAATTCCGATAAAATTCAACTCTATCGCGGCCTCCATATCACCACTAATAAAATGACATTGTCTCAGCAACTCGGTGTAACTCACCATCTACTCGGCCAATTTGACCCGGTCAAATCCATGTCCCCATCCGAGTTTAGGTCACTCGGGTCGACTATTATCTCCGGAATTCTCGCCCGGCGGCGGTTGCCTATTATTGTAGGTGGGTCTAACTCGCTCATTTACGCTCTTCTCGTAAAACGGTTCGACCCGGATTCGGATGTGTTTAACGGGTCAAAACCCGACCCGGTATCGTCGGAGCTCCGGTACAACTGTTGTTTCATATGGGTCGATGTTTTCTTACCCGTTCTAAACGAGTACCTCAATCAACGAGTTGACTCAATGCTTGACTCGGGAATGGTTGACGAGCTAGACGAGTTTTACCACTCCCCCGAGTTCAACTCAGTGAGTGAGACCGGGTTAAAAAAAGCAATAGGAGTACCCGAGTTCAAAAAATACCTGACTAATGATTGCACAAAATACGAGGAAGATCTGTACGAGGAGGCAGTTAGGAATGTTAAAGAGAATACGTGTCAGCTAGCGAAGAGACAGATGGGAAAGATCCAACGGTTGAGAGAAGGGAAGTGGGACCTACGTAGAGTAGACGCAACGACGGCGTTTAAGGCGGCTATGGGATTAGATAGCGAAAAAGCAGCGAAAATATGGGGGAGGCAAGTGGTGGAAACAAGCGTCAAGATTATGAATCGgtttttgaaagatgagtag